In Pelomicrobium methylotrophicum, a single window of DNA contains:
- a CDS encoding acetolactate synthase 3 catalytic subunit produces MEMTGAEIVVRCLQEEKVDYVFGYPGGAVLYIYDELFKQDKVKHILVRHEQAALHAADGYARATEKVGVALVTSGPGVTNAVTGIATAYMDSIPMVVITGQVPTHAIGQDAFQECDTVGITRPCVKHNFLVKDVKDLATTIKKAFYIASTGRPGPVVVDIPKDVTTAKCEFHYPETISMRSYNPVVKGHAGQIRKAVQLILEAKRPMVYTGGGVILSNASELLTEFVRLLGFPCTNTLMGLGGFPATDPLFVGMLGMHGTYEANMAMQHCDVLVAIGARFDDRVIGNPKHFYNPERRIIHIDIDPSSISKRVKVDVPIVGNVRDVLEELLRLLKETRERPDPQALKAWWTQIELWRARDCLRYDRSSPIIKPQYVLEKLYEVTQGDAYVTSDVGQHQMWAAQFYKFDKPRRWINSGGLGTMGFGLPAAMGVQLAHPSATVVCVTGEASIQMCIQELSTCKQYRLPIKIVNLNNKYLGMVRQWQEFFHGNRYSESYMDALPDFVKLAESYGHVGMKIEKPGDVEGALREAFSMKDRLVFMDFITDQTENVFPMVPGGKGLSEMILV; encoded by the coding sequence ATGGAAATGACCGGCGCAGAAATCGTCGTGCGCTGCCTCCAGGAGGAAAAGGTCGACTACGTGTTCGGCTACCCCGGCGGAGCGGTCCTGTACATCTACGACGAGCTGTTCAAGCAGGACAAGGTCAAGCATATCCTCGTGCGCCACGAGCAGGCGGCGCTCCACGCCGCCGACGGCTACGCCCGCGCCACCGAAAAAGTGGGCGTTGCGCTGGTCACCTCGGGGCCCGGCGTGACGAACGCCGTCACCGGCATCGCCACCGCGTACATGGACTCCATTCCGATGGTGGTCATCACGGGGCAAGTGCCGACCCACGCCATCGGCCAGGACGCCTTCCAGGAATGCGATACGGTGGGCATTACCCGCCCCTGTGTGAAGCACAACTTCCTGGTGAAGGACGTCAAGGATCTCGCAACGACCATCAAGAAGGCGTTCTACATTGCTTCCACCGGCCGCCCGGGGCCGGTGGTGGTGGATATTCCCAAGGATGTCACCACCGCCAAGTGCGAGTTCCATTACCCCGAGACCATCTCGATGCGCTCTTACAACCCGGTGGTGAAAGGACACGCCGGGCAGATTCGCAAGGCGGTGCAACTGATCCTCGAGGCTAAGCGGCCCATGGTCTATACGGGGGGCGGCGTCATTCTCAGCAACGCCTCCGAGCTGCTCACTGAATTCGTCCGTCTGCTGGGTTTCCCCTGCACCAACACCCTGATGGGCCTGGGCGGTTTTCCGGCCACGGACCCGCTTTTCGTCGGCATGCTCGGCATGCACGGCACCTACGAGGCGAACATGGCGATGCAGCATTGCGACGTGCTGGTGGCCATTGGCGCCCGGTTCGACGATCGGGTGATCGGCAACCCCAAGCATTTCTACAATCCGGAACGCAGGATCATCCACATCGACATCGACCCCTCCTCCATCTCCAAGCGCGTGAAGGTGGACGTGCCCATCGTCGGCAACGTGCGCGACGTGCTGGAGGAACTGCTACGGCTGCTCAAGGAGACCCGCGAGCGGCCCGATCCTCAGGCGCTCAAGGCGTGGTGGACACAGATCGAGCTGTGGCGGGCGCGGGATTGCCTGCGCTACGACCGCTCGAGCCCCATCATCAAGCCCCAGTACGTGCTGGAAAAGCTCTACGAGGTGACCCAGGGGGACGCCTACGTGACCTCGGACGTGGGACAGCACCAGATGTGGGCGGCCCAGTTCTATAAGTTTGACAAGCCGCGGCGCTGGATCAACTCCGGGGGCCTGGGCACCATGGGCTTCGGGCTTCCCGCGGCGATGGGAGTCCAGCTTGCCCATCCCAGTGCGACGGTGGTGTGCGTGACGGGCGAGGCGAGCATCCAGATGTGCATCCAGGAACTTTCCACCTGCAAGCAGTACCGTCTGCCGATCAAGATCGTGAACCTCAACAACAAGTATCTCGGCATGGTAAGGCAGTGGCAGGAGTTCTTCCACGGCAACCGCTATTCCGAGTCCTACATGGATGCCCTTCCCGACTTCGTGAAACTGGCCGAAAGTTACGGACACGTGGGCATGAAGATCGAGAAGCCCGGCGACGTGGAGGGGGCGCTGCGGGAGGCGTTCTCCATGAAGGACCGCCTGGTGTTCATGGATTTCATCACCGATCAGACCGAAAACGTCTTCCCGATGGTGCCAGGCGGCAAGGGTCTGTCCGAGATGATCCTGGTCTGA
- a CDS encoding RNA polymerase sigma factor has translation MASSQELSDFLAGVERRAYKQALFAVRNQDLALDIVQDAMLKLAEKYGGRPASELPLIFQRILQNAIRDAFRRQKVASMWTTLVSALTPGRDFDHDPLETIDLDPASKAGDGPAEQLERSQVLAIIEQGIRNLPARQRQAFLLRYWEELDVAETARIMGCSEGSVKTHCSRATHALADWLRSKGIEL, from the coding sequence CTGGCTAGCTCGCAGGAATTGTCCGATTTTCTGGCGGGCGTAGAACGCCGCGCGTACAAGCAGGCCCTGTTCGCGGTGAGGAACCAGGACCTGGCGCTCGACATCGTCCAGGACGCCATGTTGAAGCTCGCCGAAAAGTACGGGGGACGCCCGGCGTCAGAGCTGCCCCTCATTTTCCAGCGCATTTTGCAGAATGCCATCCGCGACGCCTTCCGCCGGCAGAAAGTGGCTTCCATGTGGACCACCTTGGTCTCGGCGCTCACCCCCGGCCGGGATTTCGACCATGATCCCCTCGAAACTATTGACCTCGATCCTGCATCCAAAGCTGGAGACGGACCCGCAGAGCAGCTGGAGCGGTCCCAAGTGCTTGCCATCATTGAGCAAGGGATCCGCAACCTGCCTGCCCGTCAACGGCAGGCATTCCTTCTGCGTTACTGGGAAGAGCTGGATGTGGCGGAGACCGCCCGGATCATGGGATGCTCGGAGGGCAGCGTGAAGACCCACTGCTCCCGGGCCACCCATGCGCTTGCGGATTGGCTTCGGTCCAAGGGCATCGAATTATGA
- a CDS encoding DUF3619 family protein has product MNEERFAKKICAALNGGLKELDSALVGRIEQARRRALARHRVLEPAGDLVGAGRGGRLEGGPPFPSRWWWSAGALVLVLASVAFWSHRQDMLEPAEVDAALLSGDLPVRAYIDPQFHAWLKRSEQ; this is encoded by the coding sequence ATGAACGAAGAACGCTTCGCCAAAAAAATCTGTGCGGCGCTCAACGGCGGGCTAAAGGAGCTCGATTCTGCGCTCGTCGGGCGGATCGAACAGGCCCGCCGTCGAGCGCTGGCCCGCCACCGGGTACTGGAGCCCGCCGGGGACCTCGTGGGCGCGGGACGCGGTGGCAGGCTGGAAGGTGGCCCTCCTTTTCCTTCGCGCTGGTGGTGGTCAGCGGGCGCGCTGGTCCTCGTGCTGGCGAGCGTCGCTTTTTGGTCTCACCGGCAAGACATGCTGGAACCCGCTGAGGTGGACGCCGCTCTGCTATCGGGGGACCTGCCGGTTCGCGCCTACATCGATCCTCAATTCCATGCATGGCTGAAGCGCTCCGAGCAATAG
- a CDS encoding DUF3106 domain-containing protein: protein MAEALRAIVLLLALLGVLAPDALATEPRQPSWSELTPKQREILAPLANEWDSFPDVQKKKLLGVARQYPKLSPEQQRRLQSRLLEWSRLTPEQRELARKNYHNLKQMPPEKRQEIKRKWKEYSQFQADQPAPGPQIERPPPPASQ, encoded by the coding sequence ATGGCTGAAGCGCTCCGAGCAATAGTCCTTTTGCTGGCGTTGCTCGGCGTGCTGGCCCCCGACGCTCTCGCGACGGAGCCCCGCCAGCCCTCGTGGTCGGAGCTGACCCCCAAGCAACGGGAAATCCTCGCGCCGCTGGCCAACGAATGGGACAGCTTCCCCGACGTGCAGAAGAAGAAGCTCCTGGGCGTGGCCCGCCAGTACCCCAAGCTGTCGCCCGAGCAGCAGAGGCGCCTCCAATCGCGGCTCCTCGAATGGAGCCGGCTGACGCCTGAACAGCGGGAACTTGCCCGCAAAAACTATCACAACCTCAAGCAGATGCCCCCGGAGAAGCGCCAGGAAATCAAGCGCAAGTGGAAGGAATACAGTCAGTTCCAGGCGGACCAGCCCGCCCCAGGCCCCCAGATCGAACGGCCGCCCCCGCCAGCGTCCCAGTAA
- a CDS encoding RDD family protein, with amino-acid sequence MSLVYEGLLLLALFMIADLALLLAVPVARDPAFRPLVQLYLLAVSGGYFVWLWTHGGQTLAMKTWRLRLVAADGGPVPLRQAAVRFAVVVLTFMLPAFLWALVDRERQFLHDRLAGTRIINDEGGGKTAENQDG; translated from the coding sequence TTGAGCCTTGTCTATGAAGGGCTGCTGCTCCTGGCGCTCTTCATGATCGCGGACCTCGCCCTGCTGCTGGCGGTGCCCGTCGCCCGGGACCCGGCGTTTCGCCCCTTGGTCCAGCTCTACCTGCTGGCGGTCTCAGGCGGGTACTTCGTCTGGCTGTGGACCCATGGCGGGCAGACCCTGGCCATGAAGACTTGGCGGCTGCGGCTGGTGGCGGCCGATGGCGGGCCTGTCCCGCTCCGGCAAGCCGCCGTGCGCTTCGCGGTGGTCGTCCTCACCTTCATGCTGCCGGCTTTCCTGTGGGCGCTCGTGGACCGGGAACGCCAGTTCCTGCACGACCGGCTGGCGGGAACAAGAATCATCAACGATGAAGGTGGAGGAAAGACGGCGGAAAACCAAGACGGCTAG